Proteins found in one Corynebacterium freneyi genomic segment:
- a CDS encoding D-arabinono-1,4-lactone oxidase, producing MKDKQWSNWARTQTCVPGTVHQPADAGEIGRIIRDARSSQSTVRPLGAGHSFTPVAVTDGHRIQLDNMAGFVGRDDDAGTITLRAGTRLRDVPGILRPQGLALANQGDVDPQAVAGAVSTGTHGTGLGFTGFAGMVKGFRIVGADGEEIHAYEGAPGVAGELFRLARLGLGVFGVLTELTLESVPAFRLAADEHAEDFDEVRRTFPERVAAVDHMEFYWFPGTDLALVKENTRLPGIENADGSPTSGLLNRAGEFISDEVINNAGLMAVCELAKATPKLTRRLNALAAKTVTTRRYVDDAHKVFVSPRRVRFSEMEYAVPLESLPEVLDEVRRTIDRHRAWVSFPMEIRAAKGDDVALSTAYGRDSAYIAVHRYYREDYREYFKLLEPIFLAAGGRPHWGKLHTLGAEQLRERYPLFDDVAELRRRVDPDGVFLNDHLRGLFEG from the coding sequence GTGAAGGACAAGCAGTGGAGCAACTGGGCGCGCACCCAGACCTGCGTGCCCGGCACCGTCCACCAACCGGCCGATGCCGGGGAAATCGGCCGCATCATCCGTGACGCCAGGTCGTCGCAAAGCACGGTGCGCCCCCTGGGCGCGGGGCATTCCTTCACGCCCGTCGCCGTCACCGACGGCCACCGGATCCAGCTGGACAACATGGCCGGTTTCGTCGGCCGCGACGACGACGCCGGCACCATCACCCTGCGCGCCGGCACCCGACTGCGCGACGTGCCCGGCATCCTCCGCCCGCAGGGTCTGGCGCTGGCCAACCAGGGCGACGTCGACCCGCAGGCGGTGGCCGGCGCGGTGTCCACCGGCACCCACGGCACCGGACTGGGCTTCACCGGTTTCGCCGGCATGGTCAAGGGCTTCCGCATCGTCGGCGCCGACGGCGAGGAAATCCACGCGTACGAGGGCGCGCCGGGCGTCGCCGGCGAACTGTTCCGCCTGGCCCGCCTGGGGCTGGGCGTCTTCGGCGTGCTCACCGAGCTGACCCTGGAAAGCGTGCCCGCGTTCCGCCTGGCCGCCGACGAACACGCCGAGGACTTCGACGAGGTCCGGCGCACCTTCCCCGAACGCGTCGCCGCCGTCGACCACATGGAGTTCTACTGGTTCCCCGGCACCGACCTGGCGCTGGTCAAGGAAAACACCCGCCTGCCCGGCATCGAAAACGCCGACGGCTCCCCCACCTCCGGCCTGCTGAACCGGGCCGGGGAGTTCATCTCCGACGAGGTCATCAACAACGCCGGCCTGATGGCCGTCTGCGAACTGGCGAAGGCCACCCCGAAGCTGACCCGCCGCCTCAACGCCCTCGCCGCGAAGACCGTCACCACCCGCCGCTACGTCGACGACGCCCACAAGGTGTTCGTCTCGCCGCGCCGCGTCCGCTTCTCCGAGATGGAGTACGCCGTGCCGCTGGAGTCGCTGCCGGAGGTCCTCGACGAGGTGCGCCGCACCATCGACCGCCACCGCGCCTGGGTGTCGTTCCCCATGGAGATCCGCGCCGCCAAGGGCGATGACGTCGCCCTGTCCACCGCCTACGGCCGCGACAGCGCGTACATCGCCGTCCACCGCTACTACCGCGAGGATTACCGCGAGTACTTCAAGTTGCTCGAGCCGATTTTCCTCGCCGCGGGCGGCCGTCCGCATTGGGGCAAGTTGCACACGTTGGGCGCCGAGCAGTTGCGCGAGCGGTACCCGCTTTTCGACGACGTCGCGGAGCTGCGCCGCCGGGTGGATCCGGACGGCGTGTTCCTCAACGATCACCTGCGCGGCCTGTTCGAGGGTTAG
- the rarD gene encoding EamA family transporter RarD, whose amino-acid sequence MIQTFLAYLLWGGFPLYFPLLQPAGPVEILAHRFVWTLVVMAILLLVMRKWRELREASARTWLVVAAASFVIAINWGVYVYAVNTGHIAEAALGYFINPLVSVLLGVVFLKESLSPLQKLSVAIATVSVIVLTIGVGRPPILALLLAFSFGFYGLLKKQVRLSATASLTAESLIMAPLAVAYLIYLGRQGTGTFTTHGIGHALLLMSAGVATALPLLLFGIGAKKIPLTTVGLMQYMTPMMQMFIAVFIAGEHLEPIRWVGYVIIWVAVAVFVADIVLRHGRTRRRRRVEPLAADDDGE is encoded by the coding sequence GTGATTCAGACCTTCCTCGCTTATCTGCTGTGGGGCGGGTTCCCCCTGTATTTCCCGCTCCTGCAACCGGCCGGCCCGGTGGAGATCCTCGCGCACCGGTTCGTGTGGACCCTCGTCGTCATGGCCATCCTGCTGCTGGTCATGCGCAAGTGGCGGGAGCTGCGCGAAGCCTCGGCGCGGACCTGGCTGGTCGTCGCGGCGGCGTCGTTCGTCATCGCCATCAACTGGGGCGTGTACGTCTACGCCGTCAACACCGGCCACATCGCCGAAGCCGCGTTGGGTTACTTCATCAACCCGCTGGTCTCCGTGCTGCTGGGCGTGGTCTTCCTCAAGGAGAGCCTGTCGCCGCTGCAGAAGCTGTCGGTGGCCATCGCCACCGTTTCGGTGATCGTGCTGACCATCGGCGTCGGCAGGCCCCCGATCCTGGCCCTGCTGTTGGCCTTCAGCTTCGGCTTCTACGGTCTGCTGAAAAAGCAAGTCCGTCTGTCGGCGACGGCGTCGCTGACGGCGGAGTCGCTCATCATGGCGCCGCTGGCCGTCGCCTACCTGATCTATCTGGGTCGCCAGGGCACGGGCACCTTCACCACCCACGGCATCGGACACGCGCTGCTGCTGATGTCGGCCGGCGTCGCCACGGCGCTGCCGCTGCTGCTGTTCGGCATCGGCGCGAAGAAGATCCCGCTGACCACCGTCGGCCTGATGCAGTACATGACGCCGATGATGCAGATGTTCATCGCCGTCTTCATCGCCGGCGAACACCTCGAGCCCATCCGTTGGGTCGGTTACGTCATCATCTGGGTGGCCGTGGCCGTCTTCGTCGCCGACATCGTGCTGCGCCACGGCCGCACGCGCCGGCGCCGTCGGGTCGAACCCCTCGCCGCAGACGACGACGGGGAGTGA
- a CDS encoding RluA family pseudouridine synthase, with amino-acid sequence MRETRQMPVPPGLAGMRVDAGLAKLLGLSRTAAAELAAAGDVQIDGATVGKSDRLQEDAWLSVLLPEVKAPLMPKEELVEGMDVLYHDSDLVAVHKPVGVAAHPSVGWTGPTVIGGLAAAGFRISTSGPPERQGIVQRLDVGTSGVMVVACSERGYSVLKRAFKNREVTKTYHALVQGHPDPSSGTIDAAIGRHPSAGWRFAVRRDGKPAVTHYKTLEAFAPATLLEVGLETGRTHQIRVHFSALNHPCCGDPMYGSDEALSEKLGLTRQWLHAVSVGFRHPADGRWMEIDCPYPDDLQHALDVLRAQ; translated from the coding sequence ATGCGTGAGACCAGGCAAATGCCTGTGCCGCCGGGGTTGGCGGGGATGCGCGTGGACGCCGGGCTGGCCAAGCTGCTGGGCCTGTCGCGCACCGCGGCCGCCGAGCTGGCGGCAGCCGGAGACGTGCAGATCGACGGCGCCACCGTCGGCAAATCGGACCGGTTGCAGGAAGACGCGTGGCTGTCGGTGCTGCTGCCCGAGGTGAAGGCGCCGTTGATGCCCAAGGAGGAACTCGTCGAGGGCATGGACGTGCTCTACCACGACAGTGACCTGGTGGCCGTGCACAAGCCCGTCGGCGTCGCCGCCCACCCGTCGGTGGGATGGACCGGGCCGACCGTCATCGGTGGCCTGGCCGCGGCGGGGTTCCGCATCTCCACGTCGGGCCCGCCGGAGCGGCAGGGCATCGTGCAGCGCCTCGACGTCGGCACCTCCGGCGTGATGGTCGTGGCCTGCTCCGAGCGCGGGTACTCGGTGCTCAAGCGGGCGTTCAAGAACCGCGAGGTGACCAAGACGTACCACGCGCTGGTGCAGGGCCACCCCGATCCGTCGTCGGGCACCATCGACGCCGCCATCGGCCGGCACCCGTCGGCCGGGTGGCGCTTCGCCGTGCGCCGCGACGGCAAACCCGCTGTGACCCACTACAAGACCCTGGAGGCCTTCGCCCCCGCCACCTTGCTGGAGGTCGGGCTGGAAACCGGCCGCACCCACCAGATCCGCGTGCATTTCTCCGCCCTCAACCACCCGTGCTGCGGCGACCCGATGTACGGCTCCGACGAGGCGCTGTCCGAGAAGCTCGGCCTGACCCGCCAGTGGCTCCACGCGGTGTCCGTCGGGTTCCGGCATCCCGCCGACGGACGCTGGATGGAAATCGACTGCCCGTACCCCGATGACCTGCAGCACGCCCTCGACGTGCTGAGGGCGCAGTGA
- the lspA gene encoding signal peptidase II has translation MTNSRTPGSATSSPPGPAPARRWSDRRPKRGLLAATVAAVAVVDQVTKIIAVDALEGEPPVDVIGQWFQLTLLRNPGAAFSMGTESTWLFTTIQIAFIVAVAVGSKWLRTPWPAVSAGLIAGGAAGNLIDRLFRDPSFYFGHVVDFLSVRGFAVFNLADAAITVGVIMLAAWIMFSSDVDELVGDSADEDDGDEAGAVAKRDDDQLDADHRERGESGVDA, from the coding sequence GTGACCAATTCCCGCACCCCAGGATCAGCGACGAGTTCCCCGCCCGGCCCCGCCCCCGCTCGGCGGTGGTCGGATCGGCGCCCGAAGCGCGGGCTGCTGGCCGCGACGGTGGCGGCGGTGGCCGTGGTCGACCAGGTGACGAAGATCATCGCGGTCGACGCGTTGGAGGGCGAGCCTCCGGTGGACGTGATCGGGCAGTGGTTCCAGTTGACGCTGCTGCGCAACCCCGGTGCGGCCTTTTCCATGGGCACGGAGTCGACGTGGTTGTTCACCACGATCCAGATCGCGTTCATCGTCGCCGTGGCCGTCGGTTCGAAGTGGCTGCGCACGCCGTGGCCGGCGGTGTCGGCGGGGCTCATCGCCGGTGGCGCGGCGGGCAACCTCATCGACCGGCTGTTCCGCGATCCGTCGTTTTACTTCGGGCACGTGGTCGACTTCCTGTCGGTGCGCGGTTTCGCCGTGTTCAATCTCGCCGATGCCGCGATCACCGTGGGCGTGATCATGTTGGCGGCGTGGATCATGTTCTCCTCGGACGTCGACGAACTCGTGGGGGATTCCGCGGACGAGGACGACGGGGATGAGGCGGGCGCCGTCGCAAAGCGTGACGACGACCAGCTGGACGCCGACCACCGCGAGCGAGGGGAGAGTGGCGTCGATGCGTGA
- a CDS encoding asparaginase produces the protein MSDTDATPARLVVLTTGGTIACTSDRQGHLLPTLDGESLVRPIADRFPAGSVEIEVREVAHLDSASMTLAEVDELNAVIHEVFADPSVDGVVVTHGTDSMEETAMAVDVFHADERPVVFTGSQKPADHPEADGPNNLFEAMVVAMDASARGIGVLIVFGHAVLPVRGAVKWHTTDELGFATNAPEDPVRPAPLPLKELSDVRVDIIAAHAGSDGTFVDAAVDAGAAGLVVEGMGAGNVGTDMAAAIGRALEADIPVVMCTRVPRGDVHGSYGGAGGGATLAARGVVGSGCVHAPQARIILAAAIAAGVHPQTLF, from the coding sequence ATGTCCGACACCGATGCCACGCCCGCCCGCCTCGTCGTCCTGACCACCGGCGGAACGATCGCCTGCACCAGCGACCGACAGGGGCATCTGCTGCCCACCCTCGACGGGGAATCCCTGGTCCGTCCGATCGCCGACCGGTTCCCCGCCGGTTCCGTCGAAATCGAGGTCCGCGAAGTCGCCCACCTCGACTCGGCGTCGATGACCCTGGCGGAGGTCGACGAACTCAACGCCGTCATCCACGAGGTCTTCGCCGATCCCTCCGTCGACGGAGTCGTCGTCACGCACGGCACCGACTCGATGGAGGAGACTGCGATGGCCGTCGACGTCTTCCACGCCGACGAACGTCCGGTCGTCTTCACCGGCTCGCAGAAACCGGCCGACCACCCGGAGGCCGATGGCCCGAACAACCTCTTCGAGGCCATGGTCGTGGCGATGGACGCCTCCGCCCGCGGCATCGGCGTGCTCATCGTCTTCGGCCACGCGGTGTTGCCCGTGCGCGGCGCCGTGAAGTGGCACACCACCGATGAGCTGGGCTTCGCCACCAACGCCCCCGAGGATCCGGTGCGCCCCGCTCCCCTGCCCCTCAAGGAGCTTTCCGACGTCCGCGTGGACATCATCGCCGCGCACGCCGGAAGCGACGGGACGTTCGTCGACGCCGCAGTCGACGCCGGCGCCGCGGGCCTGGTCGTCGAGGGCATGGGCGCCGGCAACGTCGGCACCGACATGGCCGCGGCGATCGGCCGCGCGCTGGAGGCGGACATCCCGGTGGTCATGTGCACCCGCGTGCCCCGCGGCGACGTCCACGGCAGCTACGGCGGCGCCGGCGGTGGCGCGACGCTGGCCGCCCGCGGCGTCGTCGGTTCCGGCTGCGTCCACGCCCCGCAGGCGCGCATCATCCTCGCCGCCGCCATCGCCGCCGGCGTGCACCCGCAGACCCTGTTCTAG
- a CDS encoding DNA polymerase IV, which yields MHRWVLHIDMDAFYASVEQLTRPTLRGRPVLVGGVSGRGVVAGCSYEARAHGAHSAMPMMQARRLMPPGAVVVGPRKGIYGPVSRRVFSIIRDRVPVVEQLSVDEAFMEPAELVGADAATVEEWAQRLRADIRDQTGLPSSIGAGPGKQFAKIGSGLAKPDGVYIIERSRQHELLDPLPVGKLWGVGPVSEAKLKAQGVETIADFAALKPRDVELTLGRTVGPALQLLARGIDDRPVKERDIAKSISAEYTYPRDLESMAQVHSAIERAGHKAHGRLLSDGRGARTITVKVRLSDLSLHTRSETLPYATQDAETLLSVAHRLAFDPASIGPVRLVGVGLSGLDATMQSVLFPELDRGHVVEDTVPGLADVPAGLVELTGDGTLPTFRASDSKWAPTSDVHHPEYGHGWVQGAGHGVVSVRFESRTTGPGRAISLAEDDPDLRECSPLCSLDWEDWFTEHDDAAEWADQPPKETGAPADAADPGATGENPEARNPNP from the coding sequence ATGCATCGCTGGGTCCTCCACATCGACATGGACGCGTTCTACGCGTCCGTCGAACAGCTGACCCGGCCGACGCTGCGGGGCCGGCCGGTGCTGGTCGGCGGCGTCAGCGGCCGTGGAGTCGTCGCCGGCTGCTCCTACGAGGCCCGCGCCCACGGCGCCCATTCGGCCATGCCGATGATGCAGGCCAGACGGCTCATGCCGCCCGGCGCCGTCGTCGTCGGCCCCCGCAAGGGCATCTACGGACCCGTGTCGCGGCGGGTGTTCTCCATCATCCGCGACCGGGTTCCCGTGGTCGAGCAGCTCAGCGTCGACGAGGCGTTCATGGAGCCCGCCGAACTCGTCGGCGCCGACGCCGCGACGGTGGAGGAATGGGCCCAACGGCTGCGGGCCGACATCCGCGACCAGACGGGCCTGCCGTCGTCGATCGGGGCGGGGCCGGGCAAGCAATTCGCCAAGATCGGTTCGGGGCTGGCGAAACCGGATGGGGTCTACATCATCGAAAGGTCCCGGCAGCACGAACTGCTGGACCCGCTGCCCGTCGGCAAGCTCTGGGGAGTCGGACCGGTGTCGGAAGCCAAGTTGAAGGCGCAGGGCGTGGAAACGATCGCCGACTTCGCGGCCCTCAAGCCGCGCGACGTGGAGCTCACCCTGGGGCGCACGGTCGGGCCCGCGCTGCAGCTGCTGGCCCGCGGCATCGACGACCGGCCGGTGAAGGAACGGGACATCGCGAAGTCCATTTCCGCCGAGTACACCTACCCGCGCGACCTCGAATCCATGGCGCAGGTGCATTCGGCCATCGAGCGCGCCGGGCACAAGGCCCACGGGCGGCTGCTTTCCGACGGCCGCGGCGCCCGCACCATCACCGTCAAGGTGCGGTTGTCCGATCTGAGCTTGCACACGAGGTCGGAGACGCTGCCGTACGCGACGCAGGACGCGGAGACGCTGCTGTCGGTGGCCCACCGGCTGGCGTTCGACCCGGCCTCGATCGGTCCGGTGCGGCTGGTGGGCGTGGGGCTGTCCGGACTCGACGCGACGATGCAGTCGGTGCTTTTCCCGGAATTGGATCGCGGCCACGTCGTGGAGGACACCGTCCCGGGCCTGGCCGACGTGCCCGCCGGACTGGTGGAGCTCACCGGCGACGGCACGCTGCCCACGTTTCGCGCCTCGGATTCGAAGTGGGCGCCGACGTCCGACGTCCACCATCCCGAATACGGGCACGGGTGGGTGCAGGGGGCGGGCCATGGTGTGGTGTCGGTGCGTTTCGAGTCGCGGACGACGGGGCCGGGCCGCGCAATCAGCCTGGCCGAGGACGACCCGGACCTGCGCGAATGCTCGCCGCTGTGCAGCCTCGACTGGGAGGACTGGTTCACCGAGCATGACGACGCCGCCGAATGGGCGGACCAACCGCCCAAGGAAACCGGCGCGCCGGCGGATGCCGCCGACCCCGGGGCGACGGGCGAAAACCCGGAAGCCCGGAACCCGAATCCCTAG
- the ileS gene encoding isoleucine--tRNA ligase — protein sequence MNKPTPAGGAYPRTDQFGDVSGSPSFPALEDRVLDFWASDDTFRASIDERDGAEEYVFYDGPPFANGLPHYGHLLTGYVKDIVPRYQTMRGKQVNRVFGWDCHGLPAELEAEKQLGITDKGQIEDMGLAKFNEYCASSVLEYTNEWQEYVTRQARWVDFENGYKTMDPGFMESVMWAFKELYDKGLIYQGFRVLPYSWAEHTSLSNHETRLDDSYKMRQDPTLTVTFPITGAVAGSAGESTLAEHPELADAAALAWTTTPWTLPSNLALAVHPDVEYSLVRVGEKGLAEFVGRTFLLASNLVGSFAKELGKDREVVATYTGAQLEGLIYQPIFDFFADQPNAFQILVADYVTTEDGTGIVHQAPAFGEDDMITCQRYGIELVIPVDMDGKFTSLTPPYQGQLVFDANKDIIRDLKSAVRVVRHQTIEHSYPHSWRSGEPLIYMALPSWFVAVTKFRDRMVELNREQIEWMPEHMRDGQFGKWLEGARDWNISRSRYWGSPIPVWVSDDDAYPRVDVYGSLEELERDFGRRPKSLHRPDIDELVRPNPDDPTGKSMMRRVPEVLDCWFESGSMPFAQKHYPFENKEWFDTHSPADFIVEYSGQTRGWFYTLHVLSTALFDRPAFKKVVAHGIVLGNDGLKMSKSKGNYPNVNEVFQRDGSDAMRWFLMSSPILRGGNLIVTEQGIREGVRQALLPTWNAYSFLQLYASKPAQRATDSDNVLDRYILAKLAATVKATTAKLDDTDIAGATDEIRWFCDALTNWYVRRSRDRFWAGDEEHPEAFNTLYTVLETLTRLAAPMLPMASEVIWKSLTGGRSVHLEPWPTADELSDDAALVAAMDDVRAVCSASSRVRKAHQLRNRLPLPKLTVAIPDASALEPFKDIIRDEVNVDDVVLTEDVASVGRFEVAVNARAAGPRLGKDVQTVIKAVKSGDYEVVDGVVVAGGIALEDGEYTRRLVADDAESTAEVDGVDGLVVLDMTVTEELESRGWAADRIRGLQDARKAAGLEITDRITVTVNVPAERAEWAERHKDLIAAEVLATSFEVVVDGDALTHDLGDGCTADVVKA from the coding sequence GTGAACAAGCCCACCCCCGCAGGCGGCGCCTATCCCCGCACCGACCAGTTCGGTGACGTCTCCGGCAGCCCCAGCTTCCCGGCCCTCGAGGACCGCGTCCTCGACTTCTGGGCGTCCGACGACACGTTCCGCGCGTCGATCGACGAGCGCGACGGCGCCGAGGAGTACGTGTTCTACGACGGCCCGCCGTTCGCCAACGGCCTGCCGCACTACGGCCACCTGCTGACGGGCTACGTCAAGGACATCGTCCCGCGCTACCAGACCATGCGCGGCAAGCAGGTCAACCGCGTCTTCGGCTGGGACTGCCATGGCCTGCCCGCCGAGCTGGAGGCCGAAAAGCAGCTCGGCATCACAGACAAGGGCCAGATCGAGGACATGGGCCTGGCCAAGTTCAACGAGTACTGCGCCTCCTCCGTGCTGGAGTACACCAACGAATGGCAGGAGTACGTCACCCGCCAGGCGCGCTGGGTCGACTTCGAAAACGGCTACAAGACCATGGACCCCGGGTTCATGGAGTCGGTGATGTGGGCGTTCAAGGAGCTCTACGACAAGGGCCTGATCTACCAGGGGTTCCGCGTCCTGCCGTACTCGTGGGCCGAGCACACCTCGCTGTCGAACCACGAGACCCGCCTGGACGACTCGTACAAGATGCGCCAGGACCCGACGCTGACGGTGACGTTCCCGATCACCGGCGCGGTGGCCGGGTCGGCGGGCGAGTCGACGCTGGCGGAGCATCCGGAGCTTGCCGACGCCGCCGCCCTGGCGTGGACGACCACCCCGTGGACCCTGCCGTCCAACCTGGCGCTGGCCGTGCACCCCGACGTCGAGTACTCGCTGGTCCGCGTCGGGGAGAAGGGGCTGGCCGAGTTCGTCGGCCGCACCTTCCTGCTGGCGTCCAACCTGGTCGGGTCCTTCGCCAAGGAGCTGGGCAAGGACCGCGAGGTCGTGGCCACCTACACCGGCGCGCAGCTGGAGGGCCTGATCTACCAGCCGATCTTCGACTTCTTCGCCGACCAGCCCAACGCCTTCCAGATCCTCGTGGCCGACTACGTCACCACCGAAGACGGCACCGGCATCGTCCACCAGGCCCCGGCCTTCGGTGAGGACGACATGATCACCTGCCAGCGCTACGGCATCGAGCTGGTCATCCCGGTGGACATGGACGGCAAGTTCACGTCCCTGACCCCGCCGTACCAGGGCCAGCTGGTCTTCGACGCCAACAAGGACATCATCCGCGACCTGAAGTCGGCGGTCCGCGTGGTGCGCCACCAGACCATCGAGCACTCCTACCCGCACTCGTGGCGTTCGGGCGAGCCGCTGATCTACATGGCGCTGCCGTCGTGGTTCGTGGCCGTGACCAAGTTCCGCGACCGCATGGTCGAGCTCAACCGCGAGCAGATCGAGTGGATGCCGGAGCACATGCGCGACGGCCAGTTCGGCAAGTGGCTCGAGGGCGCCCGCGACTGGAACATCTCGCGTTCGCGCTACTGGGGTTCGCCGATCCCGGTGTGGGTGTCCGACGACGACGCGTACCCGCGCGTCGACGTGTACGGCTCCCTGGAGGAGCTGGAGCGTGACTTCGGTCGCCGCCCCAAGTCGCTGCACCGCCCGGACATCGACGAGCTGGTCCGCCCGAACCCGGATGACCCGACGGGCAAGTCGATGATGCGCCGCGTGCCGGAGGTCCTGGACTGCTGGTTCGAGTCCGGCTCCATGCCGTTCGCGCAGAAGCATTACCCGTTCGAGAACAAGGAGTGGTTCGACACCCACTCGCCGGCGGACTTCATCGTCGAGTACTCGGGCCAGACCCGAGGCTGGTTCTACACGCTGCACGTGCTGTCGACGGCGCTGTTCGATCGCCCGGCGTTCAAGAAGGTCGTCGCCCACGGCATCGTGCTGGGCAACGACGGCCTGAAGATGTCGAAGTCGAAGGGCAACTACCCGAACGTCAACGAGGTCTTCCAGCGCGACGGTTCCGACGCGATGCGCTGGTTCCTGATGTCCTCGCCGATCCTGCGCGGCGGCAACCTGATCGTCACCGAGCAGGGCATTCGCGAGGGCGTGCGCCAGGCGTTGCTGCCGACGTGGAACGCCTACTCCTTCCTGCAGCTCTACGCCTCCAAGCCGGCGCAGCGGGCGACGGATTCGGACAACGTGCTGGACCGGTACATCCTGGCCAAGTTGGCGGCGACGGTGAAGGCGACGACGGCCAAGCTGGACGACACGGACATCGCCGGGGCGACCGACGAGATCCGTTGGTTCTGCGATGCCCTGACCAACTGGTACGTGCGCCGTTCCCGCGATCGTTTCTGGGCGGGCGACGAGGAGCACCCGGAGGCCTTCAACACCCTGTACACCGTGCTGGAGACCCTGACGCGCCTGGCGGCGCCGATGCTGCCGATGGCGTCGGAGGTCATCTGGAAGTCCCTGACCGGCGGCCGTTCGGTGCACCTCGAGCCGTGGCCCACCGCAGACGAGCTTTCCGACGACGCGGCGCTCGTTGCAGCGATGGATGACGTTCGTGCGGTGTGTTCGGCGTCCTCGCGGGTGCGCAAGGCGCATCAGCTGCGCAACCGTCTGCCCCTGCCGAAGCTGACGGTGGCCATCCCGGACGCGAGTGCGCTGGAGCCGTTCAAGGACATCATCCGCGACGAGGTCAACGTCGACGACGTGGTGTTGACCGAGGACGTCGCCTCCGTCGGCCGCTTCGAGGTCGCGGTGAACGCCCGGGCGGCGGGCCCGCGCCTGGGCAAGGACGTGCAGACGGTGATCAAGGCCGTGAAGTCCGGCGATTACGAGGTCGTCGACGGCGTGGTCGTCGCCGGCGGCATCGCGCTGGAGGACGGCGAGTACACCCGCCGTCTGGTCGCCGACGACGCCGAGTCCACCGCCGAGGTCGACGGCGTCGACGGCCTGGTCGTCCTGGACATGACGGTCACGGAGGAACTGGAGTCGCGCGGCTGGGCGGCCGACCGCATCCGCGGCCTGCAGGACGCCCGCAAGGCCGCCGGCCTGGAGATCACCGACCGCATCACGGTGACCGTGAACGTCCCGGCCGAGCGCGCCGAGTGGGCCGAGCGCCACAAGGACCTCATCGCCGCGGAGGTGCTGGCGACGTCGTTCGAGGTCGTCGTCGACGGTGACGCCCTGACCCACGACCTTGGCGACGGCTGCACCGCCGACGTCGTCAAGGCCTAG
- a CDS encoding DivIVA domain-containing protein translates to MPLTPADVHNVAFSKPPIGKRGYNEDEVDQFLDLVEDALGELQDENADLRLRVEDLERDLEDARSGAAAPAAVPAPEVDETALRASIEAELRAEYDRRLEEESARLRAEAEDRVREAEDRAAEAESRAEAAGSAGSADAGTQQQGFVSAPAAADEPATADTHMQAARVLGLAQEMADRLTSDAKRESDEMLSIARTNSESTIADADARAEETLSSARREADETLADARRRSEQMISEAQTESETTLNDARQRSEQMISDADARSSATISTAQEKAAELQADAERKHTEIMTTVNEQREALEARIEELHIFEREYRTRLKTFLESQLEDLNSRESAAPADGYNN, encoded by the coding sequence ATGCCGCTGACTCCAGCTGATGTGCACAACGTCGCGTTCAGCAAGCCGCCGATTGGCAAGCGCGGCTACAACGAGGACGAGGTCGACCAGTTCCTCGATCTCGTCGAGGACGCGCTGGGCGAGCTGCAGGACGAAAACGCCGACCTGCGCCTGCGCGTCGAGGATCTGGAGCGCGACCTCGAGGACGCCCGCTCCGGTGCGGCCGCCCCCGCCGCGGTCCCGGCTCCCGAGGTCGACGAGACCGCGCTGCGCGCCTCCATCGAGGCCGAGCTCCGCGCCGAGTACGACCGCCGCCTGGAGGAGGAGTCCGCCCGCCTGCGCGCCGAGGCCGAGGACCGCGTCCGCGAGGCCGAGGATCGCGCCGCCGAGGCCGAGTCCCGCGCCGAGGCCGCCGGTTCCGCCGGTTCCGCCGACGCCGGCACCCAGCAGCAGGGCTTCGTGTCCGCCCCGGCCGCCGCCGACGAGCCCGCCACGGCCGACACCCACATGCAGGCCGCCCGCGTCCTGGGCCTGGCCCAGGAGATGGCCGACCGCCTCACCTCGGACGCCAAGCGCGAGTCCGACGAGATGCTGTCGATCGCCCGCACCAACTCCGAGAGCACCATCGCCGACGCCGACGCCCGCGCCGAGGAGACGCTGTCCTCCGCCCGCCGCGAGGCCGACGAGACCCTGGCCGACGCCCGCCGCCGCTCCGAGCAGATGATCTCCGAGGCGCAGACGGAGTCCGAGACCACCCTCAACGACGCCCGCCAGCGTTCCGAGCAGATGATCTCCGACGCCGACGCCCGCTCCTCGGCGACCATCAGCACCGCCCAGGAGAAGGCCGCCGAGCTGCAGGCCGATGCCGAGCGCAAGCACACCGAGATCATGACCACCGTCAACGAGCAGCGCGAGGCCCTCGAGGCCCGCATCGAGGAGCTGCACATCTTCGAGCGCGAGTACCGCACCCGCCTGAAGACCTTCCTCGAGTCCCAGCTGGAGGACCTCAACTCCCGCGAGTCCGCCGCTCCGGCCGACGGCTACAACAACTAG
- a CDS encoding YggT family protein — protein sequence MQIFLGVLLIAVQLFTYLLLARIVIEMIQSFSRAWQPGRAFSVVGEVIFTITDPPVKALRKAIPPMPMGGVQLDMSVLVLFFILMIIRMVLQGVAF from the coding sequence GTGCAGATTTTCCTCGGCGTACTTCTGATCGCGGTCCAGCTGTTCACCTACCTGCTGCTGGCGCGGATCGTCATCGAGATGATCCAGTCGTTTTCGCGCGCGTGGCAGCCGGGTCGGGCGTTTTCCGTCGTCGGCGAGGTGATCTTCACCATCACCGACCCGCCCGTGAAGGCGCTGCGGAAGGCCATTCCGCCCATGCCGATGGGCGGCGTGCAGCTGGACATGTCCGTGCTGGTGCTCTTCTTCATCCTGATGATCATTCGCATGGTGCTGCAGGGCGTCGCATTCTGA